Sequence from the Thermococcus nautili genome:
GCGGGCCTTGAGAACCCAATGGACGCGATACTGAGGGAAATAGAAACATACGAGGAGAACGGGACCTTCGAGGTCTCAGAGGCCGGCAACCTTCGGGGTTACGTAAGCCTCGATGAGGGCCGCAACTAAGAGCATCCCAACCGTTACCGCGTAGAGCTTCAACGCCTTTTTCATTCCCTCTTTGAAGCCCCCTGCCGGTTCTTCGGCCTCGCGTATGCTCCTGTACCAGAGGATTCCCGCGGTTCCAGCCAAGACGAAGGCCGGGATTTCAACGAGGCCGTGTGGGACGAGTCCGAGGACGATTTTGCTCGCCGGGACGCCTATCTTCACGAAAAACCCTGCAACGATTCCAACAACCAGACCGTTGAAGAGCATCATGACCCAGGGGCCGAGCCCGAAGAACAGCCCCGAAACGAGGACGAGGAGGGCAACGCCGGCGTTGTGGGTGAATATCCTAACGAAGTTATCGAAGGGGTTCGGTGAGAGTCCGCCGAGCTCGTTCGCGAGTTTGAGCACGTACTCCCCGGCTTTCTCGGTCTGAAGGTAGGCGTAGGCAACGCCGAGGACTATTCCAATTCCAAACGTCCCGAGGAGCAGGGAGAAAGTCCTCTTAACGTTCACGCCCTTCACCCTTCGAGGGCTTTCTTGAGGGCAATCTTGAAGTCCTCGACGTTCACGTAGGGCATCTCCACGTCAAGGCGCATCGCGAAGAACTCGTCAATCAGGCTTTCGAGCTCCTCGATTTTATGCCCTTCAAGCTTCCTCTCAAGGTCGTGGACTGCCTCCTCAGGGTGCATGAAGAAGTCTCCCGTAATCCTGACGTGCTCAGCTATGCCGTCCCTCTCGTCGAACTCAATCCTTATGAGGCCCTTCTTGGCCTTGTGCTCACCGACGTGGTGCTTCATACCCATCCCCGTTGTAAGCTCGCGGGAGAACTTTTTAAAGGTTGGGTTAAAGTGGGAGCGGTGGTGAAGATGGTCTATAAGGAGATACAGGAGAGGGCGAGGCTTTCTCTGAAGAAGGCACTCGACGAGATGCTCACCGAGGCCGGAAAGGAGTGGGACGGCGAGATAACCTTCGACGATACGCCAAGCCTCGAGCTCGGCGACTTCGGAACGGCCATAGCGTTTCAGCTCGCTAGGGTTTTCAGGAAGGCCCCGAAGCTCATAGCGGAAGAGCTTGTCGAGCGCATCGAGAGGCCCGAGGGCATAGTCGAGGTAAAGGCGGTTAACGGCTACATCAACTTCTACGTTGACTACTCCTACCTTGGGCGCGAGCTGGTTAGGGAAATCCTTGAGAAGGGAAGCGCCTACGGTGAGAGCGAAATTGGGAGGGGCAAAAAGGTCATCGTCGAGCACACCTCGGTCAATCCAACCAAACCGCTCCACATGGGGCACGCGAGGAACGCGGTTTTGGGCGACACGATGGCGAGAATAATGAGAAAGCTCGGCTACAAGGTTGAGGTTCAGAACTACATCGACGACCTTGGAGTGCAGTTCGCGCAGGTCCTCTGGGGCTATCTTAACCTGAAAGAGGAGTTCGAGAGGATTGAGGCCGAGTTAAGGGAGAAGGGCCTGAAGGAGGACTTCATAGACCACGTCATGGGCCTGCTCTACGTGGAGGTCAACAAACGCATCGAGGAGAACCCAGAGGTGGATAAGGAGGTTCGCGAGCTCATGAAGAAACTTGAGGAAGGAAACAATG
This genomic interval carries:
- a CDS encoding stage II sporulation protein M, which encodes MNVKRTFSLLLGTFGIGIVLGVAYAYLQTEKAGEYVLKLANELGGLSPNPFDNFVRIFTHNAGVALLVLVSGLFFGLGPWVMMLFNGLVVGIVAGFFVKIGVPASKIVLGLVPHGLVEIPAFVLAGTAGILWYRSIREAEEPAGGFKEGMKKALKLYAVTVGMLLVAALIEAYVTPKVAGL
- a CDS encoding lipoate protein ligase C-terminal domain-containing protein, which encodes MKHHVGEHKAKKGLIRIEFDERDGIAEHVRITGDFFMHPEEAVHDLERKLEGHKIEELESLIDEFFAMRLDVEMPYVNVEDFKIALKKALEG